In Populus alba chromosome 4, ASM523922v2, whole genome shotgun sequence, the genomic window taataattatgtaagttTTCAATAAttcctaaaatttataagactcgaactaataatttctaaaaaataattctaaaatttgattaattaaattataccaCTGGATTATATGGTATATTAATAGCCCATGTCAAGGTACAACTCTTCTTGacaccaaatatttttaaattttggccgCACTAGGATAGGATAGCTTGCGATTCACGAATAACATAGTATTGATCTTTCCATAGCTAAAGTAGTATGCATACCCATGATAGATCGAACACCATTAAAAATAGATTCTAAACTTATATTTAGTGGTGATACgcaatcttaaaaaacaaaaataatcttaaGACAAAGGGAtacattaaaattttacttttaaaagtgaaaaaaatcagtAGATATTTGGaagagatatattaaaattttattttttaaaaaataattcaatcaatCAATACACCGaactaaaaaaaagtcaaagatTAATATGCCCTAAAGAATCTCAAAAGATTAATTTgccacatgaaaaattattttaccccTCAAGTAAAGCTTGCAAATTTAAGGAGTGAAAggaaaaattgtgattttacaATAACAATTCACATTATTTTATACTTCTATAAAaccactattttttttgttaaaagaaaattatttctaCCATCCTATAATTTAGTgaaaattacatttatttatcaagttttaaaaaattacagcccgagtcaaaaaaaaaatttcaaatctaaaaaaatacccTAATTACACTCctacatattaaattgaaaaatcaaccaAACAACCACCACTACTTTTTTGTATTCTACTTGGCTTTCTGGGTTCGATTCTTTATCTTTAGGAAAGTAACAAATCCCCATATTCATCCTCAACTTCTCAGTGCTTTCATCATCAAAAACCCAAATCACCAACCAACAGCCACACCAACAAATCCACACAAGTGCAATTTTTGGTCACCTGATCACCCctgcaaaattaattttttaaactcaatttaatctgggatttaaaaaaaaataaaaaaatctagagaTTTGAGCTTGTTAAGTTGTAATCCTTAATAGATTACATATTGTTCCAATATCCCACGTCATATAAACAaggttattaattttgttttatttcatttgaaataaccgaaatatttcatatcaattcaaaaaaaaaaacaaaacaaaacattcatCTCATTTCAAATCTCAGTCCATTCCGAATTTTTTGGCTAAATTTCAACCAGAATGTTTCGGTTTCATTTCACATGTTCCGTTCCGCtcttaaaaagttattaaatcaaattgaacctagttcaatttaattaattaaatcacccAAGTATAAAAggttctttttcattactattttcaataataatgatattaataataatattaaaaattattattactattttcattaacaataatattaatttttttaaaattagatttatcgttaatatatatggtttatattcatgtttttttttttttttttatgtttatactttgtaggaatttgagcaaaacaaataATGCTTTATATTCCATTAGCCTTGATAATATTGACCTagctatatatttaaaatatttatgttaaaatattttacttttataatattttgatattttatttaagttgaattactttaaattaaagatctatttaattcttgactatttagaaatattttaaattttaaaattatatttttttgatatttatgtttatattgcataatttataattaatttatcttgaatttaaattatatttatatatatatatatatatatatatatatatatatatatatatatatatatatgaacaatacaatcctaaaaaaacatgcaaaaacattttaaaattaaaacatttcattctcaattaaaaaaaaaaataccttccaAAACAACTTGCACCGAAAGACTGTTTAATTTGGTGATTTGTGTTTTAGAAAATGATGTGGATCCAGCTAGGGTtatgagaaaagagagaaagataaGCCGGTATATGTTAAAggtattttagttattaaataaaaataatagcaaccctgttaataattagataatttttattaatttttttagcaatgaTATTATATGTTAGTGTATATaaaaagttcagaattaaaaatgtaatttctCATAAACTCGACAGCTAAATAGTATTTCAACCAAATAATACCCAGTTTCCACATCTCGAAGAAGAAATATACAACATTTAGTCagcaaactgaaaaaaatgaaggaacgTGCTTCTTTCCTGCAGCAACAGATAACGTTGTCTAACAATGTTTGTCCTCGGTTTTGAAATTTCAGTACATCGTCCTAGAGTCACAATCGGTCTAAATTGACTAACAATTCTGGACAAGATTCTACTTGTTTTCAAACAGAGAAAACAGAAGACTAGGTAAAGGTTTTCTCTGTCAAGGGACAAGCGGATTAGCATTAAGAAAAACATGCAGTTATGAACATCATTCTCTACGAAAACTACAACAAACCATGAAAGCTCAATAATAACAGTTAAAATCATCCAATTATACAAGAAGACAAGACGCAGTTACATGCACAGAAACACACACCACTGTTAACAACAAAGAACACGCACAACTGCCCAATTCTACGGATATGTAGAAACAACATAGTCCATCAATTGTTATTACCACTACTGGAAGGAGATGCCTAATTCTGAACACTCACTTCAGTCATAGCAGCAGCCTTCACTTTTGGAGGCCGACCCCTTGGCCTTCCACTACCTGTTGTCATTGGAACTGCTGAGGTGGCTGTAGGTGTTCCGGTTATTCCTCTGGTGGGTCGTGCCATCTTGCGTGGCCTCCCTCTTGGCTTTCCACTTCCTGCAGTGGTAGCCTTCGGCTTCACTGGCTTTGGTGGTGCATTTGGATCCTTTGGTGGACGACCCCTCGGTCTGGCGGGGGCCAGGTCTGCGGGTGGTGCAAGTGGATCCTTGGGCTTTGGGGGCCTACCACGACCACGCCTTGGAGGAGCACTGGGATCTGGCTTCatgtagttgtttttcaaaaacattaactCTCCAGTATCCGTCATTCGATTGAGGTGGTGTGCAAGGAGAGCTGTGTGGCCAGCCGGCAAGTCCCCGTGTTTTGATTCAATGTATTTCGATATTGATGTCTTGTTAGAGCCACCTGTCTCATTCAATGCTGCAATGGCTGACCAAATCATCTGAGAGCAATAGGAAAAGAGccatcaaaatcacaaaaatcaaTTCCTTGCAAAAGGACCAAAAAGAATACATGCCACCAGCACGGTGGAATTGGAAGGCTTATTTTTGAGAACTATGCAATCAATGATGACCTCAGAAGTTtcctttgggtttttttattttacattttttttcaataaatacaaGAAAGGGAGTAGAACTAGAAGTGCTAAAAACTAAGAGAAAAATGTAAACCAAAGATACAGAAATCCCTTTTCCCTTTGCTTGGAAAATAAAAGCATAGAATACTAGCAGTtaatataaagaaattcaaatgcaTTTAATCTCAACTGTGATGAGGAAAATGTAAGATGAGGATTGCATGAAAATGgctttatcttaattttttcaaaacatatttaaGCACATTACGCTGGAGATTTAACCATGATGCTTCAGAGGCTGTTAAAATTCATCTCAATAACACCAAAGTGAAacagtgcttttttttttttttacaagcatAAAAAGTACTTCTCAGAGTttttgcatattaaaaaaaaaaatgctaaatacagtcaactttattttttttccttaacataCATATGAACAGAGGATTTCAAGGAAATAGGCTTCttgaatatacttttaaaaagaaaaaaaaaaaacaccactcTTCTATTTCAATAACCCGAAATTTAACATGAATTGAGTCAACAAAAACCAAGCCtaagagaggggggggggggggggggaacaaTTCAagctttggttttttaaatGGCATAACCAAGTCAacgaaatccaaaaccaaaaaaaactctttaatcaaaacaaaatgcaaatgaTGATTTCAAGAAAACTGAATTTCCCAGAAAGTTCCATTTTTCCcctttaatatgaaaaattcaaGCAGGACtggaagcaaaaaacaaaaactaaaaaacacaaGCTCAATCTTAATAAAGAAatctaaatcaaataataaaaaaaggtctTTATCATCTTCCTCAGAGGCCATTTTCTCCATTTCAAgcatcaaaaccaaaaaaatctaaaaaaaaaacagagaagctCAGTGAAGTAAGCTACGCTATTCAGAACTAAAGATCAACAAGAACAGTAAAAAGACAGAAACTTTCCCCCCTTTTTTCGTATAGAGAGGGAAAATAGAGTGTGAAGTTAAGTACCTCAGGGTAAGGAGGGAGTGATGGAGGCTTAATAATCTCCTCAGCTGCCATTAAATTCGCaacaaaatagagaaaaagtttGAAACTTTAAAGTCCACGCTCTTCACTGAAGTGAAATAAGTGAGTCCCCACAAAAGGAACTCTAACAACAACAACTGCTTTGTTTCAGAATCTTGTAAGAAATCACTATTTCTTGATCTATATTGCTAAAAAGGATATACcacaaggttttttttcttttttttctttattattggtTTAGGAGAGAGAATGGATGGATGGTTAGGATTGTTTAATTGATGATGGTGATCTAACGGATGAGAACGTGTCATAAGGATGTGACTTAGATTTGATGACGTGGCATGTTGTGAATATTTgtggtactttttttttttttttttttttccattgtttgagattggtttttattttgttatcctCATCGTGGCCTCTTGTACTAAAGAAAGATGTAGAATGGAATGGTCCCATGCcttctcaaagaaaaaacaatggtGAGAATCTAACATTTTGTATATTGTTTGTTcaagagttttttctttttaataaactaatattaatagatctttaaatatttttcatattagtaTATAATCAAAGTtaccaattatatatataaaccaattCCCGataataattcatatatattagtatcattaataaaaatctattttatgttattaacaCAAACAtagcaataaattaaattacattatataaaaataaactatttagaattaaattaatagttttaccTTGTGTCTCTAATTTAGAAATCAAAAGTTTACAGTTTcactttaaaagaaaatgcttgaaagaaccaaaaagaaatggagaatttaaaataaaataaaataaagggagACCTTAGTTACGCTATTTCATGTTAAGAAATTTATTACACTCATTTTGTAAAGGAAAGTGGTGATTTTGTATTTCCTATATAAGGTAAAATGtttgaaaatggaaaacaaaaaaaggagagagaaagaaagctactttattattctttttagtagtatttaattaattaaattcatacGTAAAACTACCAAAATAAcccaaacaatttaattttataatgctTTCAAcaggattattttaatatataacctACAAAAACCTTTAATTGTCAGCAATACCACAAtaatatctatctatctatgtatgatgtttttttttgaatgggAGGGTTAATTGACACCCCTAACATAGAATGGCCTCATCCACAAGGGTATATGTCGGACACATGTCCAAAACCATACGATGAACATCTAGCTGGAAACTCGCCTCCTCCTCTCAAACCCAAAGGAGTACTAGATAGCTAATTATAAGATACAAATAATTGATCAATCTAGGAATGTTAACTAGGATAACTCTTTAGACATTTTATCACATAGTTATAAGATCTATGAGATCATCTCGATCGATTTAAGTTTAAGTTCATTCGCTAGACAAACGGACTTGGATTATCTTAGATATTTTGTATCAtttagagaagaaaacagatATCCAAGCGAAGGGGTTATTTATAGAGTTGTAAGCTAGAATTTAATCAAAGATTGATCCTTTTTCATCAAAGCATAGTCCTCTAATCAAATTGAGAGAGTTTTTAGATACATTTTATAGTTGTGAGCTTTATACCTATGTTGGTTTTACAATGATTGTTTTGcaacaaacttgatttttaaagatttttatggttttttcaaaCTTGAAGACCAAAAAGCTTGTTTTTAGCCTTTGGATCTTAAGAAAAATATGACCAACCTTTGATAAGAACCCATTAAGAAGGCTTAAAGTGTaaatacacaaataaaattattggttTCGTGAAATGGGTATCTTAGTTAAAGCTGACTAAGTTGATCAATTTTAAGGTTTCGTTAGAGTAGCTTCAATGTAAACATACCTTTCGATTGGATATATTCTTGCTCAATTTGAATGCTTATAGCTCCTGTATTCATTCATTTAAAGGTGTTAACTCGTTTttgatgagaatttaaaaatatagtgatGACTGATAGAAGAGAAGATATTGTTGAGTTCGTTAAAGATAATAGTATATAAACATTTGATATGAAGAAATGATCTTTATATAAGgggagtttttttaattgaatagtAATTGTTACAGCCCTAGAGATGGTTGGAGACGTCATATTCATTTgtttaaaagtgttttcttcAATCAACCAAAATTACCAAAGAATAAGTTAAATAGTAGCCGAACGACCTGTCGTCTAGGTTAAACCTTAGAAACTATGATTTTTCATTTGGGATTTGCAAATTTTCACTTTAGtccctattcttttaatttcttttaattgcactCATAATTCTCtcctaaacttttaatttcatgcaatttcacCCTTGTCAAATTTAATTGCCAACACCAAAGTTGACAGCCAGttttattttagtccttggttataaAATTGTGCATTTTAACTCTTAGTTAATCAAAAACTTTTAACTTCTTCAATTGGCCCTAATTTATCAAGAGAATTTGTTTGCGAATAACACTATGAGAATCATTCAACCCCATTAGAAATTGCATCATTTTTCATTGATCTTATTGTGTTACGTGTATTATGTCGTTATAGGAAGCTAGTTCATCCATAGACCCTTTAATTTCATGTAGTAGATAGAAACTGAGTTGTTCTTGTCGAAGACAAAGTAATGTCTCGCATTGAATTTCAAATATGCGAGGTGCATTGCTTTGGGAGAATCATTCATGAAGATCTTCTCAAATTTCATGGGCAGTTGAGTAATAGATCACactgtttgagatttttggacaataattttttgacaatcTAAAACCGAACCATACATTACACGAAACTAGGCTACATAGTTTTCATGATTAATTTCTTCTGAGGGGCTTTGATTGAGCCATTGACGAAGCCTAGTTTATTCTTGAAGTTTAAGGCAAGAGGCACAATCCTTTTCCAAGTAATGATGAGTGAAATAAGGATTTGAGAGATTTGCTTTTGAATTATCCATAaaagtctttgttttttttgataattttcttgtTTAGGAACAAAATAAAGGGTGCGGTACTAGAATTTAGGATATTACTCTGCTTTGAAAGcatgtaaaaataaagagaaaattgaatttgCTGGAATGATTGTATAATTGATCacatcatatatatttatacaaagAGACTTACAGTCATTCTCAGAACTTAGAAGTCAATTACTACTTATAGTTTATCATCCTATAAGTTAGGCTTTACAATAGAAAAGTTAATGTATACATAATATATAGCTTGTGAGATTCCTAACAAGTTGTCTGCTGATTGGATCGCGTCACCTCACTAGGACAATGCCAGCCTTCAAATGGAATGTGATCCATATATCACAAACATTCTACTTGGAAGAACTGCAGACTGAGTTGAGATAATTCAGTTTGATTGGAAGCTAATATGCCTGAGAAAATAGATTCCACTGAGGATGAGTTTTTTGCAAATCTTGCCATACTTGAATTACCAACTAAAAAcatcctagttttttttctaaattcagGGCTGATTCTTCTTCACTCTCAGCATGGGGAAATTCAATTGTTTTACATGTAATACATTGAAGATACAGAAAGATCTACtaatgaaacaaacaaaatatggTTGCAATTTCTGCTTTTAGTCTGGAAATGTGTCGAAGTCTCAAAATTGTCATGAAAGGGAAGtataaaagcaacaaaaagCATTAATGGCAACCACCACTCACAATTCTTGACACGGTATTTCAACCCATATGACATAACCAATGCAAAAACCTGGAAGGAAGGCTTAATCCTCCTTCCCATCCCTTTCAACCCCTCCCTGTCTGAAACAAAAGAATATGATCTGAAAATGGTAGATATAAACCGTAGTCTACTTCAAGTAACCTAACCTATGCAATCAAACCAGGTATGCTTGTGCAATCCTTCTGGCCCTTCTCCTTTGCCTGGGAAAAGGCTGCTAGGAGGAGATACTGCAAAATTTTGGGCTTACACCTTTTCAGTGGAGCCCAAAAGAGACCATTTAGAAGGTGGTGGCAGACTTCAGTTTTTGTTGTATGTGAATATCATTCACTGACCGAAACAAACTAAAGACCAGGAATCCTCTGTTCCATCAGGAGATATCCTGGCATTCTGCAGAAAACATTAAGTTCCTCGAACTCTTGGGCCTGCACTTGATGTGGAGTAAGTTCCCCTTCTCATCC contains:
- the LOC118049063 gene encoding HMG-Y-related protein A, with product MAAEEIIKPPSLPPYPEMIWSAIAALNETGGSNKTSISKYIESKHGDLPAGHTALLAHHLNRMTDTGELMFLKNNYMKPDPSAPPRRGRGRPPKPKDPLAPPADLAPARPRGRPPKDPNAPPKPVKPKATTAGSGKPRGRPRKMARPTRGITGTPTATSAVPMTTGSGRPRGRPPKVKAAAMTEVSVQN